CACGTCCACCACGCTGCCGCGCGGGCTGTAGCGGATAGCGTTATCCAGCAGGTTGCGCACCAGGAGGCTGAGCAGGAGTTGCTGGCCGGTACGCGTTGCCTGCGGCGCATTGATGTTCAGCCGAATATCAATCCCCGCCTGTTGAGCCGGATGATAGATGTCCATCACGGCGGACTGGAGTAAATCGGCCAGCGCAAGGGGTTCGATATTGTCGAGGTTATCCAGCGAATCCAGACGCGACAGCGTAAGAAGCTGATCCACCAGCCGGGATGCCCGATCAATGCCGGCATGCATCTGCGCCAGGGCTTTGGCCTGCGCCTGCGGATCGTCGAGGTACAGCTGCGCCACATCCGTTTGCACCTTCAGCGCGGCCAGCGGGCTACGTAGTTCGTGGGCGGCATCCGACGTGAAGCGGCGCTCCCGGGACATCATCTCCTGGGTGCGCGTGAAGAGATGATTCAGCGAGTCGAGCAGCGGGCGGACTTCCGCAGGGACACCCTGCGTCGACAGCGTATCGGTGGCATCCGGCGAGCGCGATCGCAGGGTCTGCGCCAGCTTTTTCAGCGGCTTAAGCTCACGGCTCAGCATGACAATCAGCAGAAGCAGCATCACCGGGAGCGCCACCAGCCACGGCGTGAGCTGCGAGCTGACTACGTCCAGCGCCATCTCCTGGCGGTACTCGGCTTCCTGCCCGACCACCACCCGGTATTTACCGTCCGGCGAGGTTAGCCACACAAAGCGCCACGCGTCGTTATCATCTTTCAGGCGGCCATCGTCAAATCCGTCGCGGCGGTAGTGATACGGAATATCGCGTCCGTTTTCGCCGTCGTTGAGGATCATATCGCCGTCGGCGCTAAAGATGGCGAACGCCAGCGCGTCGTCGTCCAGACGACCGTGCTTCACTTTTTTGGGGATGTCGCGCATCCGTTCGGGGGCGCGGACTTCATCCAGATCCATCGTCAGCAGCCGTTTGGCAAACAGCATCTGCTGGGTATCAAACAGCTTATCGAGCTTGTGGGTGGTTTGCTGCCAGGCGACAAGGCTGGCGGCGAACCAGGCGGCCAGCGAGAGCAGCAGGAACAGTAGCGTCAGGCGTAGCTTCAGACTCAGTTTCATGCGTCACCCAGGGTATAACCGATGCCGTGCACGGTGCGGATAAACTCGCTCCCAAGCTTGCGGCGCAGGTGATGAACATGCACTTCCACCGCGTTGCTGGAGACGTCGTCATCCCAGTTATACAGTTTTTCTTCAATGTGTTTGCGCGGCAGAACCCGGCCCGCGTTGCGCATTAACAGCTCAAGGAGCGCAAACTCTTTCGGTTTAAGCACCAGCGTGTCGCCGTCAAGCGTCGCCACCAGGCTGACCGGATCGAGCATGACCTTACCGTGGCGCAGTTCGCTGCGCGTCTGGCCGTGGCTGCGGCGCACCAGCGCTTCAAGGCGGGCCGCCACTTCGATCAGGGCGAACGGCTTACACAGATAATCATCCGCCCCCAGACGCAGCCCTTCGACGCGCTGGTTAAGCGCATCCCGCGCCGTCAGGATCAGCACCGGCTCGCTGCGGCCGCTTTCGCGCCACGCGCGTAGCATCTCCAGACCGTCGATTTCCGGCAGGGTGAGATCCAGCACCACGGCGTCGTACGGGGCGCTGTAGAGCGCCGCCTGGCCGGTTTTCCCGTCGGTAAACCAGTCCACGCTAAAGCCCAGTTTGCTTAAGCCCGTCTTAATGCCGTCGCCGATTAACTTGTCGTCTTCTACCAGTAAAATGCGCATGTTCCCTCCATGATGCAGCCAGTAAACCCGTTGCGCCCGGGCGCTGTACAGTAAAAATAAATAAATTTTTCCCTTAAGAAGTTGTTAAGGATTACCCTGTTTAATGGATTGCGAAACAACATTAAAGGGAGAGATAAAGATGAAAAAATACGCTGCAATTGCTGCCATCATGATGATGACCACCGCACCTGTCTTTGCTGCACAGGGTGGCTTTAACGGCCCATCGGCCACCGCCAGCCAGACGCAAACCCAGCAGGGCGGTTTTGTGGATAACAACGCCAACCTGACCACGGCGGCAAAAGTGAAAGATCTGAAGGACGACGCCTGGGTTAAGCTGCGCGGGAACATTACCGAGCGCCTGTCCGATGACCGCTACACCTTCCGCGACGAGAGCGGCACGGTGGTGGTGGAGATCGACCACAAGCGCTGGAACGGCGTGACCGTGACCCCGCAGGATAAAGTCGAGCTTCAGGGTAAAGTCGACAAAGACTGGAACGAATTTGAAATCGACGTGAAGCAGGTTATTAAACTGAACAAATAACCCGAAAAGGGCCGCTTAACCGGCCCTTTTTCTTTGTGACTCAACTCGCCAGATGAGGTAGTATCTGCGGCAATATTGCCTGAAACCCATCGGTTTCTGAGTTGAGGAATCACACGTAATGAGCGATATGGCAGAGCGCCTCGCGCTACATGAATTCACGGAAAACGCCTACCTGAACTACTCCATGTACGTCATCATGGACAGGGCGTTGCCGTTTATCGGGGATGGCCTGAAGCCCGTCCAGCGCCGCATCGTCTATGCGATGTCCGAGCTGGGGCTGAGCGCCAGCGCCAAGTTCAAAAAATCCGCCCGTACCGTCGGTGACGTACTGGGTAAATACCATCCGCACGGCGACAGCGCCTGTTATGAAGCGATGGTACTGATGGCGCAGCCGTTCTCTTACCGTTACCCGCTGGTCGACGGGCAAGGGAACTGGGGTGCGCCGGACGATCCGAAATCCTTCGCGGCCATGCGTTACACCGAATCCCGCCTGTCCAAATATGCCGAATTGCTGCTGGGCGAGCTGGGTCAGGGCACGGTTGACTGGGTGCCTAACTTCGACGGGACGTTACAGGAGCCGAAAATGCTGCCTGCGCGCCTGCCGAACATCCTGCTCAACGGCACCACTGGTATTGCTGTCGGTATGGCGACGGACATCCCGCCGCACAACCTGCGTGAAGTGGCAAACGCCGCCATCACCCTGATTGAACAGCCGAAAACCTCGCTGGACGAGCTGCTGGATATCGTGCAGGGGCCGGACTACCCGACCGAGGCTGAAATCATTACCTCGCGCGCGGAAATTCGCAAAATCTACCAGAACGGCCGTGGCTCCGTGCGTATGCGCGCCGTCTGGAATAAAGAAGATGGTGCCGTGGTGATCACCGCGCTGCCGCACCAGGTCTCTGGCGCGAAGGTGCTGGAGCAGATCGCCTCCCAGATGCGCAATAAAAAGCTGCCGATGGTGGACGACCTGCGCGATGAGTCGGATCACGAGAACCCGACCCGTCTGGTGATCGTCCCGCGCTCCAACCGCGTGGACATGGATCAGGTGATGAACCACCTGTTCGCCACCACCGATCTGGAAAAAAGCTACCGCATCAACCTGAACATGATTGGCCTCGACGGCCGTCCGGCGGTGAAAAACCTGCTGGAGATCCTCACCGAGTGGCTGACGTTCCGCCGCGATACGGTGCGTCGTCGTCTGAATCACCGTCTGGAAAAAGTGCTCAAGCGCCTGCATATCCTCGAAGGTTTGCTGGTGGCGTTCCTCAATATCGACGAAGTGATTGAAATCATTCGTACCGAGGACGAGCCGAAGCCAGCGCTGATGTCGCGTTTCGGTATCAGCGAAACCCAGGCCGAAGCGATCCTTGAGCTGAAGCTGCGCCATCTCGCCAAACTGGAAGAGATGAAGATCCGCGGCGAGCAGGACGAGCTGGAAAAAGAGCGCGATAAGCTGCAGGCGATCCTCGCCTCCGAGCGCAAAATGAATACCCTGCTGAAGAAAGAGCTGCAGGCTGATGCCGACGCGTTTGGCGACGACCGCCGTTCTCCGCTGCACGAGCGCGAAGAAGCCAGAGCGATGAACGAGCACGACATGCAGCCTTCCGAGCCGGTCACCATCGTGCTGTCGCAAAGCGGCTGGGTGCGCAGCGCGAAAGGTCACGATATCGACGCGCCGGGCCTGAGCTACAAGGCGGGCGACAGCTTCAAGGCGGCGGTAAAAGGCAAGAGCAACCAGCCAGTGGCATTTATCGACTCCACGGGCCGCAGCTATGCCATCGATCCTATCACGCTGCCGTCTGCGCGCGGGCAGGGCGAGCCGCTCACCGGCAAGCTGACGCTGCCGCCGGGTGCCACGGTTGACCATATGCTGATGGAGTCCGACGACCAGAAACTGCTGATGGCCTCAGACGCGGGCTACGGCTTCATCTGTACCTTTAACGATCTGGTGTCGCGCAACCGTGCGGGTAAAGCGTTGATCAGCCTGCCGGATAACGCGCACGTTATGCCGCCGCTGGTCATTGAGAACGACAGCGATATGCTGCTGGCCATCACGGCCGCCGGACGTATGCTGATGTTCCCAGTGAGCGATCTGCCGGCGCTGTCAAAAGGTAAGGGCAACAAAATCATTAACATCCCGTCGGCGGAAGCGGCAAAAGGCGAAGATGGCCTGGCGCACCTGTTTATTTTACCGCCGCAAAGTACGCTGACGATCCACGTTGGCAAACGTAAAATTAAGCTTCGCCCGGAAGAGTTGCAAAAAGTGGTAGGCGAGCGCGGCCGCCGCGGCTCGCTGATGCGTGGCCTGCAGCGTATCGACCGCATTGAGATTGATTCTCCGAATCGTCCCGTCGTGGGCGACAGCGAAGCCTAGTTTAGTTCTCACCCCCCTCTGTTCCGGAGGGGGTAAATTCACTAAAATTTCCCGTAAAAACGTTGTTAATTCATGCGTTGCGATTAACAATACGCGCTCGTAATAAAGTCCTTACCTGGCCACAGGTGAAGTATAATTGTCAGCTGTCAGGGCTTCAGAGGTCGCTATGCTATACATTGTTCGTTTAATTCTTACCGTTATTTACTGCATTCTGGTCTGTGTTTTCGGCTGTATCTGGTGCCTGTTCAGCCCGCGTAATCCGAAGCATGTCGCCACTTTTGGTCACATGTTCGGACGTCTTGCCCCGCTGTTTGGCCTGAAGGTCGAAAAACGTCTGCCGGAAGGGGCAGAGAACTTCGGTAATGCCATCTATATCGCTAACCATCAGAACAATTACGATATGGTCACGGCTGCTAACATCGTATTACCGCCGACCGTGACGGTAGGGAAAAAAAGCCTGCTGTGGATCCCGTTTTTCGGCCAGCTTTACTGGCTCACCGGTAACCTGCTGATCGACCGTAATAATCGGGCAAAAGCCCACGGCACCATTGCCGAAGTGGTGAACCACTTTAAAAAACGCAAAATCTCAATCTGGATGTTCCCGGAAGGGACGCGCAGCCGTGGCCGTGGCCTGCTGCCGTTTAAAACCGGTGCGTTTCATGCTGCAATTGCGGCAGGGGTTCCAATTATTCCCGTGTGCGTTTCCAACACTTCTAATAAAATTAATCTTAACCGCCTGAATAATGGGCTGGTGATAGTGGAAATGCTGCCGCCGGTGGACACCAGTCACTACGGTAAAGATCAGGTGCGCGAACTGGCGACACACTGCCGCGAGCTGATGGCTCAGCATATCGCGCAGCTCGACAAAGAAGTCGCAGAGAGAGAAGCCGCCGGTAAAATTTAACCGGCGTTAAAGGGAAAACGAATTCCCGCGTTGTTAGTCGTTTCAGATGGAGCTTATATGTCACTCAGTCGGCGTCAATTTATTCAGGCTTCGGGGATCGCCCTTTGTGCGGGTGCGATGCCGCTGACAGCCAGCGCCGCGGGGCAGCAGCAGCCGTTGCCCATTCCGCCGTTGATCGAATCCCGTCGCGGGCAGCCGCTTTTCCTGACGTTACAGCGCAGCCACTGGTCCTTTACCCAGGGGACGCGCGCCTCCATCTGGGGTATTAACGGGCGCTACCTCGGGCCAACCATCCGCGTGTGGAACGGCGATGACGTTAAGCTGATTTACAGTAACCGCACGCCTGAGAATGTCGCGATGACCGTCAGCGGCCTGCAGGTGCCTGGCCCGCTGGTTGGCGGCGCGGCGCGCATGATGTCGCCAAACGCCGACTGGGCGCCGGTATTGCCGATCCGCCAGAGCGCGGCGACCCTGTGGTATCACGCCAACACCCCAAACCGCACTGCGCAGCAGGTCTATAATGGCCTCGCGGGCATGTGGCTGATTGAAGATGAGATCAGCAAATCACTGCCGATCCCGAACCACTACGGCGTGGATGATTTCCCGGTCATTATTCAGGACAAACGTCTGGATAACTTTGGCACGCCGGAATACAGCGAGCCGGGTAGCGGCGGTTTTGTCGGCGACACGCTGCTGGTTAACGGTGCGCAAAGTCCGTATGTCGAAGTGTCTCGCGGCTGGGTGCGCCTGCGTCTGCTTAACGCCTCCAACTCCCGACGCTATCTGCTGCAGATGAGCGATGGCCGCGTCCTGCACGTGATTTCAGGCGATCAGGGCTTCCTGCCCGCGCCGGTTTCCGTTAAGCAGCTGGCGCTGGCACCGGGCGAACGCCGTGAAATTCTGGTCGACATGACCAACGGCGATGAAGTCTCTTTAACCTGCGGCGAAGCGGCCAGCATTGTCGACCGTATCCGCGGATTCTTTGAACCGTCGAGCATTCTGGTTTCTACCCTGGTGCTGACCCTGCGTCCAACCGGCCTGCTGCCGCTGGTGACCGACAGCCTGCCGATGCGCCTGCTGCCGCAGGAGATCATGACCGGGCCCGCGGTCCGCAGCCGCGACATCAGCCTGGGCGACGATCCGGGCATTAATGGCGCGCTGTGGGACGTAAACCGCATCGATATTACCGCTCAGCAGGGCACCTGGGAGCGCTGGACGGTGCGGTCAGATATGCCCCAGTCGTTCCATATTGAGGGCGTGAGCTTCCTGATCCGCAACGTCAACGGCGCGATGCCGTTCCCGGAAGATCGCGGCTGGAAAGATACCGTCTGGGTGGACGGGCAGGTAGAGCTGCTGGTCTACTACGGTCAACCTTCGTGGCCGCACTTCCCGTTCCTCTATCACAGCCAGACGCTGGAGATGATGGACAGGGGATCCGTGGGGCAGCTGCTGGTGAATCCGGCACCGTAAATTGCTTTTCTCCCTCTCCCTGTGGGAGAGGGGGGTGAGGGCAACGGCCCGCACAATACCCCTTCATTTCCCCCGGTAAACCAGCGTATAATCCCGCTCCTTTTGTCTATTTTTTCTTCGGAAGCATTATGAGCGCAATTTCCCTGATCCAGCCGGATCGTGACCTCTTCTCCTGGCCGCAGTACTGGGCTGCCTGCTTTGGGCCAGCGCCGTTCCTGCCAATGTCCCGCGAAGAGATGGATCTGCTGGGCTGGGATAGCTGCGATATCATTCTGGTGACGGGCGATGCCTACGTTGACCACCCCAGCTTCGGCATGGCGATCTGCGGACGTATGCTGGAAGCGCAGGGCTTTCGCGTCGGGATCATCTCCCAGCCTGACTGGAACAGCAAAGACGACTTTATGCGTCTGGGGAAACCGAACCTGTTCTTCGGCGTGACCGCGGGTAACATGGACTCGATGATCAACCGCTACACCGCCGATCGCAAGCTGCGCCATGACGATGCTTACACCCCGGATAACGTGGCGGGGAAACGCCCGGATCGCGCCACGCTGGTCTATACCCAACGCTGCAAAGAAGCCTGGAAAGATGTCCCGGTGATCCTGGGCGGTATCGAAGCCAGCCTGCGCCGCACCGCGCACTATGACTACTGGTCCGATACCGTGCGTCGCTCGGTACTGGTCGATTCCAAAGCCGACATGCTGATCTTCGGCAACGGCGAGCGTCCGCTGGTGGAAGTGGCACACCGTCTTGCGCAGGGCGAGCCGGTAGGCAACATCCGCGACGTGCGCAATACCGCGATTATGGTGAAAGAGGCGCTGCCGGGCTGGAGCGGGGTGGATTCCCGCATCATTGATATGCCAGGCAAAATCGACCCTATCCCGCACCCGTACGGCGACGACCTGCCGTGTGCGGATAACAAACCGGTCGCCCCGAAAAAAGCCGAAGCGAAAGCCGTGGTGGTTCAGCCGCCGCGCCCGAAGCCGTGGGAAAAAACCTACGTCCTGCTGCCGTCCTTTGAAAAAGTCAAAGCCGATAAAGTGCTCTACGCCCATGCGTCGCGTATTTTGCACCATGAAACCAACCCCGGCTGCGCCCGCGCGCTGATGCAGAAGCACGGCGAGCGTTATATCTGGATCAACCCACCGGCGATCCCGCTTTCCACCGAAGAGATGGACAGCGTCTTTGCGCTGCCGTACAAGCGCGTACCGCATCCGGCGTACGGCAGCAGCCGTATTCCGGCGTATGAGATGATCCGCTTCTCGATCAACATCATGCGCGGCTGCTTTGGCGGTTGCTCCTTCTGCTCCATTACCGAGCACGAGGGCCGCATTATTCAGAGTCGCTCTGAAGATTCCATCGTCAACGAGATCGAAGCCATTCGCGACACGGTGCCGGGTTTTACCGGGGTGATATCCGATCTCGGCGGCCCGACCGCCAACATGTACATGCTGCGCTGTAAATCGCCGCGCGCGGAGCAGACCTGCCGCCGTTTATCCTGTGTCTATCCGAGCATTTGCGAGCATATGGACACCAACCACGAGCCGACGATCAATCTATATCGCCGTGCGCGTGATCTGAAAGGCATCAAGAAGATCCTGATCGCCTCCGGGGTGCGTTACGACATTGCGGTGGAAGATCCGCGCTACATCAAAGAGCTGGCGACGCACCATGTCGGCGGTTATCTGAAGATTGCCCCGGAGCACACCGAAGAAGGCCCGCTGTCCAAGATGATGAAGCCGGGCATGGGCAGCTACGATCGTTTTAAAGAGCTGTTTGATACCTACTCGAAGCAGGCGGGCAAAGAGCAGTATCTGATCCCGTACTTCATTTCCGCGCACCCCGGCACGCGCGATGAAGATATGGTCAACCTGGCGCTGTGGCTGAAACAGCGTCGCTTCCGACTCGATCAGGTGCAGAACTTCTATCCGTCGCCGCTCGCCAACTCGACGACCATGTATTACACCGGCAAGAACCCGCTGAGTAAGATTGGCTACAAGAGTGAAGACGTGGTGGTGCCGAAAGGGGATAAACAGCGTCGTCTGCATAAAGCGCTGCTGCGTTACCACGATCCGGCTAACTGGCCGCTGATCCGCCAGGCGCTGGAAGAGATGGGTAAAAAACACCTGATTGGCTCACGCCGCGACTGCCTGGTCCCTGCGCCAACGCTCGATGAAATGCGGGAAGCACGCCGCCAGAATCGCCATACGCGCCCGGCCCTCACGAAACATACGCCGATTGTGCATCAGCGTTCGAACGGTGGGGCAACGGGGGCGAAAAAAACGGGAAAACGTAAGATCGGATAACGGTGATGCCCTCACCCCGGCCCTCTCCCACAGGGAGAGGGTGTAAAATGTACCCTCTCCCTGTGGGAGAGGGTTAGGGTGAGGGAAAATTACCCCCCAAACTGATCCGGATCCGGCCCCAAACGCTTGCCCTGATCCAGCTTCGCAATCTCACCCAGCTCATCTTTATCCAGGCGGAAATCCCAGACGTCGAAGTTCTCAGCGATGCGCGAAGGCGTGACCGATTTCGGGATCACCACTAGGCCGCAGTCCAGATGCCAGCGAATCACAATCTGCGCCGGGGTTTTGCCATATTTATCCGCCAGCGTACGAATGATCTTCTGATCGAATACGCCTTCACCGCCCTGTGCCAGCGGGCTCCAGGATTCGGTCTGGATCTTGTGCGTGGCGTTCCAGGAATGCAGCTGACGTTGCTGCATCAGCGGGTGCAGCTCAATCTGGTTGATGACCGGCGCGACGCCCGTCTCGTCAATCAGACGCTGCAGGTGGTGCACCTGGAAGTTACACACCCCAATGCTTTTCACCAGCCCAGCCTGCTGGAGCTCAATCATGCCTTTCCAGGCATCCACGTAATGATCGATAGCCGGAACCGGCCAGTGCATCAGATACAGATCGACAAAATCGAGCTGCAGCTTGTCCAGGCTCTCCTGCAGGGCTTCGCGCGGGCGTTTTTGGTCGTCGTTCCACAGCTTGGTAGTGATGAAAAGGTCGTCGCGGGGCATGCCTGCGCTGGCGAGCGCCTTGCCCACGCCGTCCTCATTTTTGTACGCGGCAGCGGTATCAATCGACCGGTAGCCGACTTCCAGTGCTTTATGAATGGCGGACACGACCTCGTCGTTACCGGCTTTCCATACGCCGAGCCCCAACTGGGGCATTACGTTGCCGTCCTGAAGCTTGATCACGGTTTGGTTTGCCATTTTTCCTCCTCCATTTGCTCATCGTCGAAGGGAGCCTCCGACGATGTTGGTGTGCATTAAGTCTGGACGAAATGTCAAAAAACGAAAGGTGGGACAACAAAAACGCTTAGCGTGCCGCTTCGTAAATACGACGGCTTACGTCCAGGGTGATGTCGCCGTGCTCGCCCAGTTGCGTCATGCCGTGCGCCTCGAGTTTTGCCAGCAGGGCAGGGATGGAGCTGCCGTCCAGGCCATAGCCGGAAAGACGCGTTGGCACGCCCAGGCTTTCAAAGAAGTTGCGGGTCGCTTCGATAGCGGCATCGATACGCGCATCGTCAGAACCTTCGGTGATGTTCCACACGCGCTCGGCGTACTGCAGCAGTTTGGCGCGTTTGGTGTCACGTTTTTCATTCCACAGCGCAGGCAGAACCACCGCCAGGGTTTGTGCGTGATCCAGACCGTGCATCGCCGTCAGCTCGTGGCCGAGCATATGGGTTGCCCAGTCCTGCGGCACGCCGGCACCGATCAGGCCATTCAGCGCCTGAGTTGCCGCCCACATCACGTTGGCGCGCACGTCGTAGTTTTCCGGCTCCTGCAGCGCTTTCGGGCCATCTTCAACCAGGGTCAGCAGAATGCCTTCTGCGAAGCGGTCCTGAATTTTGGCATCCACCGGATAGGTAACGTACTGCTCAACGGTGTGAACAAACGCATCCACCACGCCGTTGGCGACCTGACGTGCAGGCAGGGTGTAGGTGTAAACCGGGTCCAGAATGGCAAATACCGGCTGAACGTGTTCGTTCATAAAGGCCTGCTTATCACCCGTGGTTTTACGGGAGATCACCGCACCTTTGTTCGATTCCGAACCGGTGGCGGGCAGGGTCAGCACGGAGCCCATTGGGATCGCGCTTTTCACGTCGCTGCCGCGGGTTTCCAGAATATGCCACGGATCGATGCCGTCCGCGTAGTGGGCCGCTGCGGCGATGAATTTGGTGCCGTCCAGAACAGAACCGCCGCCCACGGCCAGCAGGAAGGTGATCTTCTCATCTTTCGCGATTTTCACCGCGTTCATCAGCGTTTCGTAAGACGGGTTTGGCTCGATGCCGCCGAACTCACGCACGTCCAGACCGTCCAGCGCGCTGTAAACCTGATCCAGCACGCCGGTTTTTTTCACGCTGCCGCCACCGTAGGTGATCAGCACGCGGGCGTCAGCGGGGATCTGCTCGCGCAGTTCGGCGATGGCACCTTTACCAAACAGGATGCGGGTGGGGGTATGTAGATTAAAGTTATTCATTGCTCTTTCCCTCTGGTGGGTGAAAAACCGCGGTGGCGCAAATGGCGACCTGATGCTGCACATTGTGGCTATCTGGCGCTATCCTCTCAATGCACATTTCTGCCGATGTCTTGCCCATTTCTACAGAGTACTGGAGAAAGTGAATGAAATTGCGCACACTGCATGGGTCGGAAACCGCCTCTGGAGTAAGAAAAAATGAACCGCGATGACATCTGTTTACAGCTTACTTCGCAAATCAAACAGTTGATAGATAAGCAAAATTCCCTGAGTGCGCTGCTGCCGGATATCCGCCTGCTCTACGGGACGCAGCCGGGTACGCGCACGCCGGTGATGTACCAGCCGGGCATCGTTTTTCTCTTTTCCGGCCATAAAATTGGCTATATCAATGAGCGCGTGTTTCGTTACGACACCAATGAATATCTGCTCCTGACGGTGCCTTTACCCTTTGAATGTGAAACGTTCGCGACGGAGGCGGTTCCGCTGGCGGGGATCCGCGTGAATGTTGATATTCTGCAACTGCAGGAGCTGCTGATGGACATTGGGGAAGATGAGCTGTTCCAGCCGTCGATGGCGGCCAGCGGCATCAACTCCGCGACGCTGTCGGATGAAATCCTCTGCGCCGTTGAACGCCTGCTGGACGTCATGGAAAGACCGCTGGATGCCCGTATCCTCGGCAAGCAGATTATCCGCGAGATCCTCTACCACGTTCTGTTAGGGCCGGGGGGCGGGGCGCTACTGGCGCTGGTGAGCCGTCAGACGCACTTCAGCCTGATCAGCCGCGTGTTGAAACGCATTGAAAGCCAGTATACGGAAAACCTCAGCGTGGACCAGCTGGCGGCAGAGGCGAACATGAGCGTGTCGGCGTTCCACCATAATTTTAAGTCGGTCACCAGCACCTCGCCGCTGCAGTATCTTAAAACCTACCGGCTGCACAAGGCGCGCATGCTGATGATCCACGACGGCATGAAGGCCAGCGCGGCGGCTATGCGCGTTGGGTATGAAAGTGCATCGCAGTTTAGTCGGGAATTTAAGCGCTATTTCGGCGTGACGCCGGGGGAAGATGCGACGCGCATCAGAACAATGCAGGGCGCTTAGGTTTTCCCCCTCTCCCCTGTGGGGAGAGGGTCAGGGTGAGGGGATCACGCGCTGCAATATTTCTTCTTAATCACCACCGCAATCGTCCCTACCAGCCCGGCAACCAGCAGGACAATCGGCAGCACCATCAGGAAGGTCATCACCTGATCTTCATGACGTTTTACAAACGGGATCATATTCAGCGCATAGCCCAGGGATGTCACCACGCCAACCCACAGCAGGGCGCTCAGCCAGTTGAAAAACTGGAAGCGGCGGTTCGACAGCCCGGAAATGCCGGCCATTGTTGGCAGCAGGGTGCGAACAAAAGCGAGGAAGCGCCCGGCCAGCAGCGCCAGCAGGCCATGACGATCAAACATGCAGGTCGCACGCTGATGATATTTGTGCGGCAACTGCGCCAGCCAGCCCTTCACGACGCGGGTATTCCCGAGCCAGCGGCCCTGCAAATAGCTCAACCAGCAGCCAAGGCTGGCGGCG
This region of Enterobacter cancerogenus genomic DNA includes:
- a CDS encoding AraC family transcriptional regulator translates to MNRDDICLQLTSQIKQLIDKQNSLSALLPDIRLLYGTQPGTRTPVMYQPGIVFLFSGHKIGYINERVFRYDTNEYLLLTVPLPFECETFATEAVPLAGIRVNVDILQLQELLMDIGEDELFQPSMAASGINSATLSDEILCAVERLLDVMERPLDARILGKQIIREILYHVLLGPGGGALLALVSRQTHFSLISRVLKRIESQYTENLSVDQLAAEANMSVSAFHHNFKSVTSTSPLQYLKTYRLHKARMLMIHDGMKASAAAMRVGYESASQFSREFKRYFGVTPGEDATRIRTMQGA
- the yghB gene encoding DedA family general envelope maintenance protein YghB, which encodes MAVIQDIIAALWQHDFAALADPHVVGIVYFVMFATLFLENGLLPASFLPGDSLLLLAGALIGKGVMDFAPTMIILTSAASLGCWLSYLQGRWLGNTRVVKGWLAQLPHKYHQRATCMFDRHGLLALLAGRFLAFVRTLLPTMAGISGLSNRRFQFFNWLSALLWVGVVTSLGYALNMIPFVKRHEDQVMTFLMVLPIVLLVAGLVGTIAVVIKKKYCSA
- the dkgA gene encoding 2,5-didehydrogluconate reductase DkgA; translated protein: MANQTVIKLQDGNVMPQLGLGVWKAGNDEVVSAIHKALEVGYRSIDTAAAYKNEDGVGKALASAGMPRDDLFITTKLWNDDQKRPREALQESLDKLQLDFVDLYLMHWPVPAIDHYVDAWKGMIELQQAGLVKSIGVCNFQVHHLQRLIDETGVAPVINQIELHPLMQQRQLHSWNATHKIQTESWSPLAQGGEGVFDQKIIRTLADKYGKTPAQIVIRWHLDCGLVVIPKSVTPSRIAENFDVWDFRLDKDELGEIAKLDQGKRLGPDPDQFGG
- a CDS encoding YgiQ family radical SAM protein, coding for MSAISLIQPDRDLFSWPQYWAACFGPAPFLPMSREEMDLLGWDSCDIILVTGDAYVDHPSFGMAICGRMLEAQGFRVGIISQPDWNSKDDFMRLGKPNLFFGVTAGNMDSMINRYTADRKLRHDDAYTPDNVAGKRPDRATLVYTQRCKEAWKDVPVILGGIEASLRRTAHYDYWSDTVRRSVLVDSKADMLIFGNGERPLVEVAHRLAQGEPVGNIRDVRNTAIMVKEALPGWSGVDSRIIDMPGKIDPIPHPYGDDLPCADNKPVAPKKAEAKAVVVQPPRPKPWEKTYVLLPSFEKVKADKVLYAHASRILHHETNPGCARALMQKHGERYIWINPPAIPLSTEEMDSVFALPYKRVPHPAYGSSRIPAYEMIRFSINIMRGCFGGCSFCSITEHEGRIIQSRSEDSIVNEIEAIRDTVPGFTGVISDLGGPTANMYMLRCKSPRAEQTCRRLSCVYPSICEHMDTNHEPTINLYRRARDLKGIKKILIASGVRYDIAVEDPRYIKELATHHVGGYLKIAPEHTEEGPLSKMMKPGMGSYDRFKELFDTYSKQAGKEQYLIPYFISAHPGTRDEDMVNLALWLKQRRFRLDQVQNFYPSPLANSTTMYYTGKNPLSKIGYKSEDVVVPKGDKQRRLHKALLRYHDPANWPLIRQALEEMGKKHLIGSRRDCLVPAPTLDEMREARRQNRHTRPALTKHTPIVHQRSNGGATGAKKTGKRKIG
- the yqhD gene encoding alcohol dehydrogenase — translated: MNNFNLHTPTRILFGKGAIAELREQIPADARVLITYGGGSVKKTGVLDQVYSALDGLDVREFGGIEPNPSYETLMNAVKIAKDEKITFLLAVGGGSVLDGTKFIAAAAHYADGIDPWHILETRGSDVKSAIPMGSVLTLPATGSESNKGAVISRKTTGDKQAFMNEHVQPVFAILDPVYTYTLPARQVANGVVDAFVHTVEQYVTYPVDAKIQDRFAEGILLTLVEDGPKALQEPENYDVRANVMWAATQALNGLIGAGVPQDWATHMLGHELTAMHGLDHAQTLAVVLPALWNEKRDTKRAKLLQYAERVWNITEGSDDARIDAAIEATRNFFESLGVPTRLSGYGLDGSSIPALLAKLEAHGMTQLGEHGDITLDVSRRIYEAAR